One region of Canis aureus isolate CA01 chromosome 31, VMU_Caureus_v.1.0, whole genome shotgun sequence genomic DNA includes:
- the ST6GAL1 gene encoding beta-galactoside alpha-2,6-sialyltransferase 1 isoform X2, translating to MNSQLVTTEGRFLKDSLYNEGILIVWDPSVYHSDIPKWYQSPDYSFFENYKSYRKLHPDQPFYILKPQMPWELWDIIQEVSPEEIQPNPPSSGMLGIIIMMTLCDQVDIYEFLPSKRKTDVCYYYQKFFDSACTMGAYHPLLFEKNLVKHLNQGTDEDIYLLGKATLPGFRRIRC from the exons CTGGTCACCACTGAAGGGCGCTTCCTCAAGGACAGTCTGTACAACGAAGGAATCCTAATTGTATGGGACCCGTCTGTTTACCATTCAGATATCCCAAAG TGGTACCAGAGCCCCGACTACAGCTTCTTTGAGAACTACAAGAGCTATCGCAAGCTGCATCCTGACCAGCCTTTTTACATTCTCAAGCCCCAGATGCCTTGGGAGCTATGGGACATCATTCAAGAAGTCTCCCCAGAGGAGATCCAGCCCAACCCCCCATCCTCCGGGATGCTCG GTATCATCATCATGATGACACTGTGTGACCAGGTGGATATTTACGAGTTCCTCCCATCTAAGCGTAAGACTGATGTGTGCTACTACTACCAGAAGTTCTTTGACAGTGCCTGCACGATGGGCGCCTACCACCCACTCCTCTTCGAGAAGAATCTGGTGAAGCACCTCAACCAGGGCACAGATGAGGACATCTACCTGCTGGGGAAAGCTACACTGCCTGGCTTCCGGAGGATTCGCTGCTGA